One stretch of Schlesneria sp. DSM 10557 DNA includes these proteins:
- a CDS encoding AAA domain-containing protein: MSADFFQQLIRNLDLEADAVKAETLRLSRKASGDQAERTGTTIVDLAIRDETAGFGGRVILTLGKRDRRQQLPWSRLHSGTPILLSEEQGREQEGWRGVVTDRNRETITVVLSDSPETTADRPTFRIDLSSDEIARQRQRNALKRVAEIDRGRLAALKSRLLGEDAPEFNPGREWIPLSPLDASQHAAVSHALSAEHVAIIHGPPGTGKTTTVVELIRQSVRRGERVLACAASNLAVDNLFERLLAAGERVIRIGHPARVLPQLRDHTLDLLVESHPDLRLAREWTKQAWILRRQAGKFTRSAPEPGARREARDEAKRLLHDARQLESRLVTYLLDSAQIVCSTLTGLNEDLLEDRQFDLVVIDEAAQATEPPCWLPLLRSRRLVLTGDHYQLPPTIICPEARRQGFGVSLMERLVKRWGTSISRRLTTQYRMNAAIMQFSSNEFYDGELTAAASVREHRLCDLPKVAELPLTQTSIQFYDTAGSDCDEQADPEGSSIQNQGEANFVIGQVQELIASGLNPDDIAVITPYAAQARLIRELLSSEAVEVDTVDGFQGREKEAVVISLVRSNLKGEIGFLNDTRRMNVALTRARRKLIVFGDSATLANHEFYLRLLEYFEQQNAYGTVWEIPTLAT, translated from the coding sequence GTGTCGGCCGACTTCTTTCAACAATTGATTCGCAACCTTGATCTCGAAGCCGACGCCGTGAAGGCCGAGACGCTGCGGCTTTCACGCAAGGCATCAGGGGATCAGGCCGAGCGGACCGGTACGACAATCGTCGATCTCGCCATTCGCGACGAGACGGCCGGGTTTGGAGGGCGCGTCATCCTCACACTCGGCAAGCGTGACCGCAGGCAGCAGCTCCCCTGGTCTCGACTTCACTCGGGAACACCGATCCTGCTATCGGAGGAACAGGGACGTGAACAGGAGGGCTGGAGAGGAGTCGTCACTGATCGCAACCGCGAAACGATCACGGTGGTGCTCAGCGATTCCCCCGAGACGACGGCCGATCGTCCGACGTTTCGGATCGATCTTTCGTCAGACGAAATCGCTCGACAGCGTCAACGAAACGCTCTTAAGCGAGTTGCTGAAATCGACCGAGGTCGCCTGGCGGCGCTCAAAAGCCGCTTGCTGGGCGAAGACGCACCGGAGTTCAACCCCGGCCGCGAGTGGATCCCCCTGTCCCCCTTGGACGCATCGCAGCACGCTGCCGTTAGTCACGCACTGTCCGCCGAGCATGTGGCCATCATCCATGGTCCACCCGGAACAGGTAAGACCACCACAGTCGTCGAACTGATCCGGCAGTCCGTCCGGCGGGGTGAACGGGTGCTGGCCTGTGCCGCCAGTAATCTGGCAGTAGACAATCTCTTTGAGCGACTGCTTGCGGCCGGGGAACGAGTGATCCGGATCGGACACCCGGCACGGGTCTTGCCACAGCTCCGCGACCATACATTGGACCTGCTTGTGGAATCCCACCCGGATTTGCGACTCGCCCGGGAATGGACAAAGCAAGCGTGGATCCTGCGACGTCAGGCAGGCAAGTTCACCCGGTCGGCTCCCGAGCCCGGCGCGCGCCGTGAGGCCCGGGATGAGGCCAAACGGCTCCTTCACGATGCCAGACAACTCGAGTCCCGCCTCGTCACCTACCTGCTCGATTCAGCGCAGATCGTTTGCAGTACCCTCACCGGGCTTAACGAGGATTTACTGGAAGACCGGCAATTCGATCTGGTGGTGATCGACGAAGCGGCTCAGGCAACCGAGCCCCCCTGCTGGCTCCCACTCCTCCGCAGCCGGCGTCTCGTCCTGACCGGGGACCACTACCAGTTGCCGCCAACGATTATCTGTCCTGAAGCCAGGCGACAAGGGTTCGGCGTCAGCCTGATGGAGCGGTTGGTGAAGCGTTGGGGAACGTCGATCTCGCGCAGACTGACAACTCAATACCGGATGAACGCGGCAATCATGCAGTTCTCTTCCAACGAGTTCTATGATGGCGAACTGACCGCCGCCGCCTCAGTCAGGGAGCATCGACTCTGCGATCTGCCTAAGGTCGCCGAACTTCCGCTGACCCAAACTTCGATCCAGTTCTACGACACCGCAGGATCCGACTGCGATGAACAAGCTGATCCGGAAGGAAGCAGTATCCAAAATCAGGGCGAAGCCAATTTCGTGATCGGTCAAGTCCAGGAACTGATCGCATCGGGTCTGAATCCGGACGATATCGCTGTGATCACGCCCTATGCCGCTCAGGCGCGACTCATCCGCGAACTGCTCAGCAGCGAAGCCGTCGAAGTTGATACCGTCGATGGTTTCCAGGGACGGGAAAAAGAAGCCGTCGTGATCTCACTGGTCCGCTCGAATTTGAAGGGAGAAATCGGCTTCCTGAACGATACCCGCCGGATGAATGTGGCGTTGACCCGCGCCCGCCGCAAACTGATCGTTTTTGGGGACAGTGCCACGCTCGCCAACCATGAGTTCTACTTACGACTGCTGGAGTATTTCGAACAGCAGAATGCCTACGGCACGGTCTGGGAGATTCCGACTCTGGCAACCTGA
- a CDS encoding aminodeoxychorismate/anthranilate synthase component II: protein MLFILDNYDSFTYNLVQRFGEIDSRVDVRVARNDEITIDEIAALKPSGIVVSPGPCTPHEAGISMELIRQLGPHIPTLGVCLGHQSMAEVFHSPVVRAERLMHGKVSPIHHLGTGVFEGLPNPFTATRYHSLHVPEATLSPELEVTAWADFPGHPREIMGLRHRVHPIHGVQFHPESFLTEGGIDLLKNFLKIAGEISS from the coding sequence ATGCTGTTCATCCTCGATAACTACGATTCGTTTACTTACAACCTCGTGCAGCGGTTTGGCGAGATCGACTCACGAGTGGATGTACGAGTCGCACGAAACGATGAAATCACAATCGATGAAATTGCCGCGTTAAAGCCCAGCGGAATTGTGGTTTCGCCCGGCCCCTGTACTCCGCACGAAGCCGGGATCTCGATGGAACTGATCCGGCAACTGGGCCCCCATATCCCGACGCTGGGTGTGTGTCTCGGGCACCAGTCCATGGCCGAAGTCTTTCATTCGCCGGTCGTGCGTGCTGAACGGCTGATGCATGGAAAGGTCTCGCCGATCCATCACCTTGGAACAGGTGTCTTCGAAGGATTGCCCAATCCCTTCACTGCAACCCGCTACCACAGCCTTCATGTTCCCGAAGCGACGTTGAGCCCTGAGCTCGAAGTCACGGCCTGGGCCGACTTCCCGGGACATCCGCGAGAAATCATGGGCTTGCGGCACCGAGTCCATCCCATCCACGGAGTCCAGTTCCATCCGGAAAGTTTTCTGACCGAAGGGGGCATCGATCTGCTCAAAAACTTCCTTAAAATTGCCGGTGAAATTTCTTCGTGA
- a CDS encoding cis-3-hydroxy-L-proline dehydratase, which produces MKISRIFAHRVELPLVEGSYKWSGGKSVSVFDSTIVGVETDTGLIGYGEVCPLGPFYLPAYAEGVRAGLKELAPHLIGLDPRELAVINHRMDAALKGHPYVKSGIDIACWDLLGKSTSLPVCMLMGGRFGDSVRLYRAISQESPDAMAVKVAGYREAGYTRFQLKVGGDPDTDIERIRAVRAMLLPSDRLVADANTGWTQHEAIRVVRAVRDIDVYIEQPCLTYEECLAVRRHTDHPFVLDENIDHLSMLLRAKADLAMDVVNLKISKLGGLTRTKQVRDLCVSMGIAMTLEDSWGGDITTAAIAHLAHSTPEEFRFTSTDFNSYVTVSIAEGAPCRVQGTMQASCTPGLGITPRADVIGPRIVEVR; this is translated from the coding sequence ATGAAAATTTCGCGCATCTTTGCTCACCGGGTCGAACTTCCCCTCGTTGAAGGTTCCTACAAATGGTCTGGAGGAAAGTCCGTATCCGTCTTCGACAGTACGATTGTGGGGGTCGAAACGGATACGGGGCTGATTGGCTACGGGGAAGTCTGTCCGCTGGGTCCGTTTTATCTTCCCGCTTATGCAGAAGGAGTCCGAGCCGGGCTGAAAGAACTGGCACCGCACCTGATCGGACTGGACCCGAGGGAACTCGCTGTCATTAACCACCGGATGGACGCGGCACTCAAGGGGCATCCCTACGTCAAATCCGGCATCGATATCGCCTGCTGGGATCTCCTCGGAAAATCGACATCACTCCCGGTTTGTATGCTGATGGGAGGACGCTTCGGCGACAGCGTGCGGCTTTACCGGGCGATTTCACAGGAATCTCCCGATGCCATGGCGGTCAAGGTCGCGGGGTATCGAGAAGCAGGTTACACGCGATTTCAATTGAAAGTCGGGGGCGATCCCGACACCGATATTGAGCGGATTCGTGCGGTACGTGCGATGTTGCTACCATCAGACCGCCTGGTCGCCGATGCGAATACGGGCTGGACGCAGCACGAAGCCATCCGAGTCGTTCGAGCTGTTCGTGATATCGACGTCTATATCGAACAGCCATGTCTGACCTATGAAGAATGTCTGGCGGTGAGACGACACACAGATCATCCATTCGTCCTCGACGAAAACATTGATCACCTGAGCATGCTGCTGCGAGCCAAGGCGGATCTCGCCATGGACGTCGTGAACCTGAAAATCAGTAAGCTCGGGGGCCTCACCCGGACAAAGCAGGTTCGTGATCTCTGCGTTTCCATGGGGATCGCGATGACGCTGGAAGACAGCTGGGGCGGGGATATCACCACAGCGGCGATCGCGCATCTGGCGCACAGTACACCGGAAGAATTTCGCTTCACCAGCACCGACTTTAACAGCTATGTGACTGTCAGCATTGCCGAGGGAGCCCCCTGTCGAGTTCAGGGAACGATGCAGGCAAGCTGTACCCCAGGACTTGGCATTACACCACGGGCCGATGTCATTGGTCCACGAATTGTGGAGGTTCGATGA
- a CDS encoding protein kinase produces the protein MTHFTIACPTRDDLRGLIDGAVSGEMQQAIQTHLESCARCQQALASLVVVSESWDSELGKLGEQEGLPVEPVLSDAMQQMKGEDFVDIAEPASRRRAEIDFLQPSDVPNSIGRLGHYEVTEVVGQGGMGIVLRAFDPTLHRVVAVKVLAPYLAHNPHARRRFVREAQAIAAVSHDHVITIHAIEDVAEQPRIVMQYVAGRSLQQKIDAEGALELKEILRIGMQTASGLAAAHAQGLVHRDVKPSNILLENGIQRVKLTDFGLARAVDDASLTQSGAIAGTPQYMAPEQANGDAVDYRADLFSLGSVIYAMCVGHSPFRASTAMGVLKRVCHDPPRQIQELNPDIPDWLCNITMKLLAKKPDERFQSAKAVAEELENWLAHVQQPTVVAKPRGVSEGVSAEAEPATPSAQQTGLPVSQTPVSPWNNPTTTILFQHISGRLLLFLFLTGMTVSIAFHQFNSKIGLAEVILVGAIAGLLLSFWGVLFVALVRLLWGNAREVFVRSSSSRWLPKVSPERRRAYGSAIPPESLGMLSAIVLMVMGVHPLLAAVVALIVWILVLRVIQPPGSAYGKRRVIPVAAQENGNDRRTTSQSAGSAAEI, from the coding sequence ATGACACACTTCACGATCGCGTGTCCCACCCGGGACGACCTGCGGGGCTTGATCGACGGTGCGGTTTCCGGGGAGATGCAGCAGGCGATTCAAACCCATCTCGAGAGCTGCGCCCGATGTCAGCAGGCGCTGGCGTCGCTGGTGGTCGTGAGTGAGTCATGGGACTCAGAACTGGGGAAACTGGGTGAGCAGGAGGGTCTCCCCGTTGAACCGGTTCTGTCCGATGCCATGCAGCAGATGAAGGGGGAGGATTTCGTGGACATCGCGGAGCCTGCTTCCCGGCGGCGTGCGGAGATCGACTTCCTTCAGCCTTCTGACGTGCCGAATTCGATCGGTAGACTCGGACACTACGAAGTCACGGAAGTCGTTGGTCAAGGGGGAATGGGAATCGTGCTGCGGGCATTCGATCCGACGCTGCATCGCGTTGTCGCCGTCAAAGTTCTGGCTCCCTATCTGGCTCACAATCCGCATGCTCGTCGCCGATTTGTCCGGGAGGCTCAAGCCATCGCTGCCGTCAGTCATGACCATGTGATTACGATCCATGCCATCGAAGACGTCGCCGAGCAACCCAGAATCGTGATGCAGTATGTCGCAGGTCGTTCCCTTCAGCAGAAGATTGATGCAGAAGGAGCGCTCGAGCTGAAGGAGATTCTGCGGATCGGAATGCAGACGGCATCCGGCCTCGCTGCGGCTCACGCGCAAGGGTTAGTCCATCGCGACGTTAAGCCATCCAATATCCTGCTGGAAAATGGAATCCAACGAGTCAAATTGACGGACTTTGGGCTGGCTCGTGCCGTCGATGACGCCAGCCTGACGCAAAGCGGAGCCATTGCCGGAACGCCGCAGTATATGGCTCCAGAACAGGCAAATGGAGATGCCGTCGATTACCGGGCCGATCTGTTCAGTCTGGGAAGTGTGATTTACGCGATGTGTGTGGGGCATTCTCCCTTCCGTGCGAGTACTGCCATGGGAGTATTAAAGCGAGTCTGCCATGATCCCCCTCGGCAGATCCAGGAGCTCAACCCCGATATTCCTGATTGGTTGTGCAATATCACAATGAAGCTCTTGGCAAAGAAACCGGACGAGCGGTTTCAATCTGCCAAGGCCGTTGCGGAAGAACTGGAGAACTGGCTGGCCCATGTACAGCAGCCGACCGTAGTAGCCAAACCCAGGGGAGTGTCAGAAGGGGTTTCTGCAGAAGCGGAACCCGCAACGCCGTCAGCGCAGCAAACCGGCTTGCCAGTTTCACAGACCCCAGTGAGTCCCTGGAATAACCCCACCACGACAATCCTCTTTCAGCACATATCCGGGCGGCTCTTGCTGTTCTTATTTCTGACCGGAATGACAGTCTCAATCGCGTTTCACCAATTTAATTCAAAGATCGGTCTTGCCGAAGTGATCTTGGTCGGAGCGATTGCGGGGTTGCTTCTCAGTTTTTGGGGTGTGCTGTTCGTGGCGTTAGTCCGACTGCTTTGGGGCAACGCCCGCGAAGTATTCGTCAGATCTTCCAGTTCGCGATGGTTACCAAAGGTGTCACCTGAAAGACGGCGTGCGTATGGGAGCGCCATTCCTCCCGAGAGCTTAGGAATGCTGTCAGCCATCGTCTTAATGGTCATGGGCGTACATCCGCTGCTTGCCGCCGTTGTTGCTCTAATTGTCTGGATCCTCGTGCTGCGGGTCATTCAGCCACCCGGCTCCGCCTACGGGAAAAGACGTGTCATTCCGGTGGCAGCCCAGGAAAATGGGAATGACCGGAGGACGACCTCTCAATCGGCCGGTTCGGCAGCGGAGATCTGA
- a CDS encoding YhcG family protein, producing MAKKTSPRNALAEAKTGPAIRPSLLGDLRQVIEAAREQTARAVNSTLVIMYWRIGKRIREEVLKNERAEYGKEVVQDLAIHLTAEFGNGFSRYSLSRMMSFAEKFGDEQIVAALSQQLSWSHFVELIPLEDPLKRDFYAEVCRVERWSVRTLRHKIGHLLYERTAVSKKPDELIARDIAALRDEDRMTPDLVFRDPYFLDFLGLTGPHIEKDVEDAILRELESFILEMGTDFAFVARQKRITVDNEDYYLDLLFYHRRLRCLVAIDLKLGKFQAADKGQMELYLRWLQQHDTHPGEEPPLGLILCADKSQEHVELLRLNESGIRVAQYLTELPPRELLEKKLHDSILIARERLARDEDH from the coding sequence ATGGCAAAGAAGACTTCCCCGAGGAATGCCCTGGCTGAAGCGAAGACCGGACCAGCGATACGGCCTTCGTTATTGGGCGACCTTCGACAAGTGATCGAAGCCGCGAGAGAACAGACAGCGCGAGCGGTCAATTCGACGCTGGTCATCATGTACTGGCGAATCGGAAAACGGATTCGTGAAGAGGTCCTGAAAAACGAACGTGCCGAATACGGCAAGGAAGTGGTACAGGACCTGGCGATACATCTGACGGCTGAATTTGGGAATGGGTTCTCTCGATACAGCCTTTCAAGAATGATGTCTTTTGCTGAGAAGTTTGGCGACGAACAAATTGTTGCGGCGCTGTCGCAACAATTGAGCTGGAGTCATTTTGTCGAACTCATCCCGCTGGAAGACCCGCTCAAGCGAGATTTCTACGCCGAAGTGTGCCGTGTGGAGCGGTGGAGCGTCCGAACACTGCGGCACAAAATCGGCCATTTGCTCTATGAGCGGACTGCTGTCAGCAAAAAGCCGGACGAACTGATCGCCCGAGACATCGCTGCTCTGCGGGACGAAGACCGCATGACACCCGATCTGGTCTTCCGGGACCCTTACTTTCTTGATTTTCTGGGTCTCACGGGGCCGCACATCGAAAAGGATGTCGAAGATGCGATCTTGCGAGAGCTGGAATCTTTTATCCTGGAGATGGGGACCGATTTCGCATTCGTAGCCCGACAGAAACGAATTACGGTCGACAACGAAGATTACTACCTGGATCTCTTGTTCTACCATCGTCGGCTGCGGTGCCTGGTGGCAATTGACCTGAAGCTGGGGAAGTTTCAGGCGGCTGACAAGGGGCAGATGGAATTGTACCTACGCTGGCTCCAGCAGCATGACACCCATCCGGGAGAAGAACCTCCTCTGGGCCTGATCCTGTGCGCTGACAAGTCACAAGAGCACGTCGAACTCTTACGGCTGAATGAAAGTGGGATCCGCGTCGCACAATATTTAACCGAGCTTCCTCCTCGAGAATTGCTCGAAAAGAAACTGCACGACTCGATCCTCATCGCCCGCGAACGTCTGGCTCGCGATGAGGATCACTAA
- a CDS encoding RNA polymerase sigma factor codes for MTSTPPTRPTLLFRIRNARDQEAWERFIDLYAPLVYGFLRKRGLQDADAADLTQDVLRQVALAANSLEYDPRNGTFRSWLFTIVQNRLIDHWRREGVRERATGDSVAQRLLEEQPQAGVNESADGDWDTDYSRQLFHYAAKIVKQDFTPSTWQAFWRTAVDGLPGPMVAEQLGLSLAAVYLAKGRVLNRLKEQVKQLVGEE; via the coding sequence ATGACAAGCACACCCCCGACACGGCCGACATTGCTTTTTCGGATTCGAAACGCCCGTGACCAGGAGGCGTGGGAGCGGTTCATCGACCTGTATGCACCGCTCGTTTATGGGTTTCTCAGAAAGCGAGGTTTGCAGGATGCGGATGCTGCGGACTTAACTCAGGATGTTTTACGGCAAGTTGCATTGGCCGCGAACTCACTTGAGTACGACCCCAGGAACGGGACCTTCCGCAGCTGGCTGTTCACGATTGTCCAGAACCGCTTGATTGATCACTGGAGAAGAGAAGGAGTGCGTGAGCGTGCCACGGGAGACTCAGTGGCTCAACGGCTTTTGGAAGAACAACCGCAAGCGGGAGTGAACGAATCTGCCGATGGAGATTGGGACACCGATTACAGCCGGCAACTATTCCATTACGCGGCCAAAATTGTGAAGCAGGACTTCACTCCATCGACCTGGCAAGCGTTCTGGCGGACGGCCGTCGATGGGTTGCCCGGGCCAATGGTGGCGGAGCAACTGGGTCTGAGTTTGGCAGCGGTCTATCTGGCCAAAGGTCGAGTCCTGAACCGGTTGAAGGAGCAGGTGAAACAGCTCGTTGGAGAGGAGTAG
- a CDS encoding DUF885 family protein, which translates to MRFPFTPQPPVKSRGTMFGLAIGTILLTITVPVFADEPSSQKAEFPRPQLQMINGSPQTIDIFWQKSSTEKVPSGTVEPGKDLILSTTLGHQFEVIGRDDKASARVTSEVTYQGFRFDPEGKNGIPAFYEQSVSVDGFPIVASSRVNPYALKEAAYLVKMMLARRPDVREAMIKSGARMCIMARDEFTTDLPEFARLSGEKVPDFDGIAPKDYWDARARGLGGSETDPYCSVAEENLLGFPGDPYEAENILIHEFAHNIHLRGMVNVDPTFDRRLKETYDAAMNAGLWKGKYASVNHHEYFAEGVQSWFDNNRINDHDHNHANTRELLLEYDPGLAALCREVFGETELKYTKPATRLTGHLQGYEPQQAPKFEWPKRLLNAQAAIRAQALARNVAATETNDKTVRNLSGWVVHVHPQLLVSLPAETTKALELLQRQLLEIERVVPPGPLAELKKVPLWFSPEYPNTPPLAEYHPAADWLRDHGRDPAMAQGIEFTNIGIFEAETRRMPNFALHELAHAYHHRVLKDGFENSVIREAFERARSSGDYDDVERQDAEGRKSRGRAYAMTNPQEFFAETTEAYFSRNDFFPCNAIELKQLDPRTYDVLTSVWKVERKDADTMPTDADQTLARIFQEYLEADFTFSPLRGSRLGDRRFDSLLDDVSAETRQKRFALTQATLDRLAREISYSSLSREGQVDFEILRDSLKLDLWLEEVERPYETDPRIYTGLATDCVYSLLTQSTQSKESAITHALNRMQAIPRILVAARSNLKNTPRIVTETAILQNKGAIAFFQQDLLEIIGNSPQREAVQSAAATVVEELKRHQKFLEDELLPRANGEWRLGREKFAKKLEMVLDAGVTADDVLAEAEANLKLVRSDLLLIAKMLWGRYFPRHPFPPDDEAGRQSAIQQVLQEIGRDHSSAEELANDARATVLTIKQFIKDRNLLRLPDPDRCEIIEMPEFQRGNSVAFLEPAPPLDPHTASIYAISPPPADWDRSRVASFLGEYNRQMLKILTIHEAYPGHYVQLEYANLNPSLIRKVLGSGVYAEGWANYCEQMMLDQGYGEGDPALRMMQLKFRLRSVANAILDHKMHCTEMSDDEALRFLTEDAFQAEGEARLKVVRAKQSSCQLSTYFVGCSAFLRLRQQIQRSMGTEFDLGRFHEAVINEASVPVKFLPELVGRSLKRTEDNASRKQ; encoded by the coding sequence ATGAGATTCCCATTCACCCCCCAGCCGCCCGTCAAATCTCGTGGCACCATGTTCGGTCTCGCGATCGGAACGATCCTTCTCACGATCACAGTTCCCGTTTTCGCTGACGAGCCATCATCTCAAAAAGCCGAGTTTCCGCGTCCTCAATTGCAGATGATCAATGGCAGTCCCCAGACCATCGATATTTTCTGGCAGAAATCATCCACTGAAAAAGTTCCCAGCGGGACCGTCGAACCCGGCAAGGATTTGATTCTCTCTACGACCTTGGGACATCAGTTTGAAGTCATCGGTCGCGACGACAAGGCGTCGGCTCGCGTGACGAGCGAAGTGACTTACCAGGGGTTCCGCTTCGATCCAGAGGGAAAAAATGGGATTCCGGCTTTCTACGAGCAGTCGGTGAGTGTCGATGGGTTTCCGATCGTAGCCTCCAGTCGAGTCAATCCCTATGCACTGAAAGAAGCCGCTTACCTCGTGAAGATGATGCTTGCCAGACGACCTGACGTGCGTGAGGCAATGATCAAAAGCGGAGCGAGAATGTGCATTATGGCGCGGGACGAGTTTACGACGGACCTGCCAGAATTCGCCCGACTCTCAGGCGAGAAGGTTCCGGACTTTGACGGAATCGCTCCCAAAGACTACTGGGACGCGCGTGCGCGTGGCCTGGGGGGAAGTGAGACCGATCCCTATTGCTCGGTCGCGGAAGAAAACCTGCTGGGTTTTCCGGGTGACCCGTACGAAGCAGAAAACATTCTGATTCATGAGTTTGCCCATAACATTCATTTGCGTGGGATGGTTAATGTCGATCCAACTTTCGACCGCCGACTGAAAGAGACCTACGACGCAGCCATGAATGCTGGCCTCTGGAAGGGGAAGTACGCGTCCGTGAACCACCACGAGTACTTCGCCGAAGGAGTCCAGTCATGGTTTGATAACAACCGCATCAATGACCATGACCACAATCATGCCAACACGCGAGAGCTACTGCTGGAGTACGATCCGGGACTTGCTGCTCTGTGCCGCGAAGTCTTTGGCGAAACCGAACTCAAGTACACCAAACCTGCCACACGTCTGACGGGCCACCTGCAGGGGTACGAACCGCAGCAGGCGCCAAAGTTTGAATGGCCAAAGCGTCTTCTGAACGCTCAAGCTGCCATCCGAGCTCAGGCACTCGCTCGCAATGTTGCGGCCACAGAAACGAACGATAAAACCGTTCGCAATCTCTCAGGATGGGTCGTCCATGTGCATCCTCAGTTGCTCGTAAGCCTGCCTGCAGAAACTACGAAGGCTCTGGAACTGCTTCAGCGGCAACTATTGGAAATTGAGCGTGTCGTCCCGCCGGGTCCTTTGGCGGAACTGAAGAAAGTCCCCCTCTGGTTTTCTCCCGAGTACCCCAACACACCTCCCCTGGCGGAATATCACCCGGCGGCCGATTGGCTGCGAGATCATGGTCGTGACCCCGCGATGGCACAGGGAATCGAATTCACAAATATCGGCATCTTCGAGGCCGAGACCCGACGTATGCCGAACTTCGCCCTGCATGAGCTGGCTCATGCCTATCACCATCGCGTCCTGAAGGACGGGTTCGAGAATTCTGTGATCCGAGAAGCGTTTGAACGGGCCCGTTCCAGTGGTGACTACGACGATGTGGAACGACAGGATGCAGAAGGCCGCAAGAGTCGCGGTCGCGCTTATGCCATGACGAACCCTCAAGAGTTTTTTGCTGAGACGACAGAGGCCTACTTCAGCCGAAACGACTTCTTTCCCTGCAACGCGATCGAACTCAAGCAGCTCGATCCCCGCACCTACGACGTTTTGACCAGCGTATGGAAGGTGGAACGAAAGGACGCAGACACCATGCCAACCGACGCCGACCAGACACTGGCCAGAATCTTTCAGGAATACCTGGAAGCGGATTTTACTTTTAGCCCTTTGCGCGGTTCACGGCTGGGTGACCGCCGATTTGATTCGTTGCTCGACGATGTCTCTGCCGAGACACGTCAGAAACGTTTCGCACTGACACAGGCAACTCTTGATCGTCTGGCCAGAGAAATCTCCTACTCATCGCTATCGCGCGAGGGGCAGGTCGATTTTGAGATCCTGCGCGACTCATTGAAACTCGACCTTTGGCTTGAAGAGGTCGAGCGTCCCTATGAGACAGACCCTAGGATCTATACGGGACTGGCGACCGATTGCGTTTATAGCTTGCTCACCCAATCGACCCAGTCGAAAGAGTCTGCGATTACTCACGCACTGAATCGCATGCAGGCGATTCCCAGGATCCTGGTCGCAGCACGCTCCAATCTGAAGAACACGCCCCGAATCGTAACCGAAACGGCAATCCTTCAGAACAAGGGTGCTATCGCGTTCTTCCAACAGGATCTGCTCGAGATCATCGGAAACTCGCCACAGCGGGAGGCGGTGCAGAGTGCGGCAGCAACTGTCGTCGAAGAGTTGAAGCGCCACCAGAAATTCCTCGAGGACGAACTGCTTCCTCGCGCGAACGGTGAGTGGCGGCTGGGGAGAGAGAAATTTGCAAAGAAACTCGAAATGGTGCTGGATGCGGGCGTCACCGCAGATGACGTTCTCGCTGAAGCAGAGGCCAACTTGAAGTTGGTTCGCAGCGATCTGCTGCTCATCGCGAAAATGCTCTGGGGACGCTATTTCCCCCGTCATCCATTCCCTCCCGATGATGAAGCGGGGCGGCAGTCCGCCATTCAGCAGGTCCTTCAGGAAATCGGTCGAGACCACAGCTCAGCAGAGGAACTGGCAAACGATGCTCGTGCCACCGTCCTAACCATCAAGCAGTTCATCAAAGACCGCAATCTTCTGCGACTGCCCGATCCTGACCGGTGCGAAATCATCGAGATGCCCGAATTCCAGCGGGGAAACAGCGTCGCCTTTCTGGAACCCGCCCCCCCGCTCGATCCCCATACGGCCAGCATCTATGCCATCAGCCCTCCTCCGGCAGACTGGGACCGCTCACGCGTCGCCAGTTTTCTGGGTGAGTACAATCGCCAGATGCTCAAGATACTGACAATCCATGAGGCCTATCCGGGCCACTATGTCCAGTTGGAATACGCCAACCTAAATCCGTCTCTCATACGTAAAGTTCTGGGATCCGGCGTCTACGCCGAAGGATGGGCGAACTACTGCGAGCAAATGATGCTCGATCAGGGTTATGGTGAGGGGGACCCGGCCCTGCGAATGATGCAGCTCAAGTTCCGACTTCGCAGCGTCGCAAATGCCATCCTTGATCACAAAATGCACTGCACTGAAATGTCGGATGATGAGGCCCTGCGGTTCCTGACCGAAGACGCCTTTCAGGCCGAAGGGGAAGCTCGACTGAAGGTCGTTCGCGCCAAACAGTCATCGTGTCAGCTTTCGACCTATTTCGTCGGTTGTTCTGCTTTCCTCCGACTCCGCCAGCAGATCCAGCGATCGATGGGGACCGAATTCGACCTCGGACGCTTTCACGAAGCCGTCATCAACGAAGCCTCTGTGCCCGTCAAATTCCTGCCGGAACTCGTAGGACGCAGCCTGAAGCGGACTGAAGATAACGCTTCCAGGAAACAGTGA